One Natrinema longum genomic window carries:
- the pan1 gene encoding proteasome-activating nucleotidase Pan1 — protein MSDTVDDVDLPYDEDEASQQEKIQALEDRLEILETQNEEMRDKLLDANAENNKYQQKLERLTHENKKLKQSPLFVATVQEVTDEGVIIKQHGNNQEALTEVTDEMRDDLEPDARVAVNNSLSIVKPLSNETDVRARVMEVTESPEVSYEDIGGLEEQMQEVRETVEMPLEKPEMFDDVGIDPPSGVLLYGPPGTGKTMLAKAVANQTDATFIKMAGSELVHKFIGEGAKLVRDLFDVAREHEPAVIFIDEIDAIAAKRTESKTSGDAEVQRTMMQLLSEMDGFEERGEIRIIAATNRFDMLDRAILRPGRFDRLIEVPKPNAEGREIIFEIHTRGMNVADDVDFAELAVDAEAASGADIKAVCTEAGMFAIRDDRTEIRMEDFRSAWDKVQAESEENEQVSKTFA, from the coding sequence ATGAGCGATACTGTGGACGACGTCGACCTCCCATACGACGAGGACGAGGCGTCCCAACAGGAGAAGATCCAGGCGCTCGAGGACCGGCTGGAGATCCTCGAGACACAAAACGAGGAGATGCGCGACAAACTCCTCGATGCCAACGCCGAGAACAACAAGTACCAGCAGAAACTCGAGCGACTCACGCACGAGAACAAGAAGCTCAAGCAGTCCCCGCTGTTCGTCGCCACCGTCCAGGAAGTCACGGACGAGGGCGTCATCATCAAACAGCACGGGAACAACCAGGAGGCCCTGACCGAGGTCACCGACGAGATGCGCGACGACTTAGAGCCCGACGCCCGGGTCGCGGTCAACAACTCCCTCTCTATCGTCAAGCCGCTCTCGAACGAGACCGACGTCCGCGCCCGCGTGATGGAAGTCACCGAGAGCCCGGAAGTCAGCTACGAGGACATCGGCGGCCTCGAAGAGCAGATGCAGGAGGTCCGGGAGACCGTCGAGATGCCCCTCGAGAAGCCCGAGATGTTCGACGACGTGGGTATCGACCCGCCGAGCGGCGTTTTACTCTACGGGCCGCCGGGGACGGGCAAGACGATGCTCGCGAAGGCTGTCGCCAACCAGACCGACGCCACCTTCATCAAGATGGCCGGCTCGGAGCTGGTCCACAAGTTCATCGGTGAGGGCGCGAAGCTGGTCCGTGATCTCTTCGATGTCGCCCGCGAACACGAGCCCGCGGTCATCTTCATCGACGAGATCGACGCGATCGCCGCCAAGCGAACCGAATCCAAGACCTCCGGCGACGCCGAGGTCCAGCGGACGATGATGCAGCTCCTGAGCGAAATGGACGGCTTCGAGGAACGGGGCGAGATCCGGATCATCGCCGCGACGAACCGCTTCGACATGCTCGACCGCGCCATTCTCCGGCCCGGCCGGTTCGACCGTCTCATCGAGGTCCCAAAGCCCAACGCCGAGGGCCGCGAGATCATCTTCGAGATCCACACCCGCGGCATGAACGTCGCCGACGACGTCGACTTCGCCGAACTGGCCGTCGACGCCGAAGCGGCATCGGGTGCCGACATCAAGGCCGTCTGTACCGAGGCCGGCATGTTCGCGATCCGCGACGACCGCACCGAAATCCGGATGGAGGACTTCCGCAGTGCCTGGGACAAGGTCCAGGCCGAATCCGAGGAGAACGAACAGGTCTCGAAGACCTTCGCCTGA
- a CDS encoding PQQ-binding-like beta-propeller repeat protein, whose product MRTTYMSERNSGMFINNTRRELLKVAGTGALFSTTGIVSGQDGGGTSGGAKQWTFSTGGAVQSSPTVVDGTVFVGSDDNNVYALDANTGAKKWDSPFETGGDLYSSPAVTNNSVYIADESGVVYAINADDGTEQWQYETGASDINSSPTVANGTVYIGAGDQNVYAVDAADGTERWDSPFSTDGAVDSSPTVSDGTVYVGSSDNSVYAISADDGSENWSFETGDSIISSPTVANGTVYVGSYDFHFYAIDADSGEKEWRRNMDSGVYSSPTVADGAVYAADYSFGTLFELQADSGERTPIAPDVTTNPIRSSPTVADGVVYIGDGDGTIYAFDPTAKTADRVEQWRFSTDGVIESSPTVVDGTVYVGSNDGTVYALDAGVEGSSEGSRVTLGTLGHHSKAAETGSSDSPPAEITVDRDTLQFGANVIGGTPTRKFTITNNSEREVRITPESMDEITFIEESWMVDEYDSSVPPFDIPKGETVPLTIELDTAEAFESQGSDVSFSLPFYANEKTVATISVEAAILNDSDTLDEMATAAQRTAEMFSSEAAKKESVKELFNAYINIAQITYELSDKDYSDAEDELTAFRDNINNIRHSTSIGSALNYAQGFQEDDYYNKYTSAASNFETAATRLEKDHSNQEAAKKFDDGISKVRELADEWVGDGGLNSDRHAFKKALQNGTPATAEDVQTIVEEYTTAITTFVDVTTLSSSMLTLTASPVNTTVADPEGRVVGPDRVEIPNGSYHEVTLDGEGSTEELIVIQDRQPGSYDVDVTAEQNADTTDSYSIGVSSDGGDTQLADKEQIQSIPSDGYTITSPSTVADDGLPTDPGEPSFQEVLEVLQAHNTGERYNGVDVGFQDVLEVVSAYNAG is encoded by the coding sequence ATGAGAACGACATACATGTCTGAAAGAAATTCAGGTATGTTTATTAATAATACGCGTCGTGAGTTGCTGAAAGTAGCAGGTACTGGTGCACTATTTAGCACGACTGGAATAGTCAGCGGGCAAGATGGGGGAGGCACGTCTGGTGGAGCGAAACAGTGGACCTTCTCGACAGGGGGTGCCGTTCAAAGTTCACCGACGGTTGTTGATGGGACCGTTTTTGTTGGCAGTGATGACAATAATGTCTATGCATTAGACGCGAACACAGGTGCCAAGAAATGGGACTCCCCGTTTGAAACGGGTGGTGATCTATATTCGTCGCCCGCAGTTACCAATAACTCGGTTTATATTGCTGATGAGAGCGGGGTCGTGTATGCAATAAATGCCGACGATGGGACTGAACAGTGGCAGTACGAGACAGGAGCCAGCGACATCAATTCGTCACCAACAGTAGCGAATGGGACGGTCTATATCGGCGCGGGAGATCAGAACGTCTATGCAGTAGACGCTGCTGACGGGACCGAACGATGGGACTCACCGTTTTCGACCGACGGTGCCGTTGATTCGTCTCCGACAGTCAGTGACGGGACAGTTTATGTCGGCAGTAGTGATAATAGCGTCTATGCCATTAGTGCAGATGACGGATCGGAGAATTGGTCGTTTGAGACGGGTGACTCCATAATTTCGTCTCCGACGGTTGCTAACGGGACAGTCTATGTCGGAAGTTACGACTTCCACTTTTATGCGATCGACGCTGACAGTGGTGAAAAGGAATGGAGAAGGAACATGGATTCCGGTGTCTACTCCTCACCAACGGTCGCTGATGGGGCAGTCTATGCAGCAGATTATTCGTTTGGGACGCTCTTCGAACTACAAGCTGATTCCGGTGAGAGAACACCAATTGCACCTGACGTAACGACCAATCCAATCAGATCCTCGCCCACGGTCGCCGATGGGGTCGTTTACATCGGTGACGGCGACGGTACGATTTATGCCTTTGATCCAACGGCAAAGACCGCAGATCGAGTCGAACAGTGGCGGTTTTCAACTGACGGTGTAATTGAGTCGTCTCCAACAGTCGTGGACGGTACTGTCTACGTCGGGAGTAACGATGGCACAGTCTATGCACTAGATGCGGGTGTCGAGGGTTCAAGCGAGGGAAGTCGCGTTACCCTTGGAACACTAGGGCATCACTCTAAGGCAGCAGAGACTGGCTCTTCCGACTCTCCGCCTGCAGAAATCACGGTGGATCGTGATACGCTCCAGTTCGGTGCAAACGTTATTGGCGGGACGCCTACAAGAAAATTCACCATCACAAACAATTCCGAAAGAGAGGTTAGAATAACTCCTGAGTCAATGGACGAAATCACGTTCATCGAGGAGTCGTGGATGGTCGACGAGTATGACTCGAGCGTTCCACCATTCGACATTCCAAAAGGAGAGACGGTCCCGCTAACCATCGAACTAGATACAGCAGAAGCCTTCGAGAGCCAGGGGTCGGACGTTTCGTTCTCGCTTCCGTTCTATGCGAACGAGAAAACGGTCGCGACGATCTCGGTTGAGGCGGCAATTCTCAACGATTCCGATACGCTGGACGAAATGGCAACGGCTGCCCAACGCACGGCAGAGATGTTTAGCAGCGAAGCTGCGAAAAAAGAAAGCGTCAAAGAACTCTTTAATGCATATATCAATATTGCGCAAATAACGTACGAGTTGAGCGACAAGGATTACAGCGATGCGGAAGACGAACTTACAGCTTTCCGCGACAATATAAACAATATTAGACATTCGACCTCGATTGGTTCTGCACTTAACTATGCTCAGGGATTTCAAGAGGACGACTACTACAATAAATACACATCTGCTGCATCTAATTTCGAAACCGCTGCCACCAGACTCGAAAAAGATCATAGCAACCAGGAAGCAGCGAAGAAGTTCGATGATGGGATATCGAAAGTACGTGAACTCGCGGATGAATGGGTTGGAGATGGGGGACTGAACAGTGATAGACACGCGTTCAAAAAAGCACTACAAAACGGAACTCCTGCAACTGCGGAGGATGTCCAAACGATCGTCGAAGAATATACGACAGCGATCACGACGTTTGTAGACGTTACGACACTCTCCTCATCGATGCTTACTCTTACGGCTTCACCAGTCAATACCACTGTTGCGGATCCGGAGGGACGTGTCGTTGGTCCGGACCGAGTCGAAATTCCAAATGGGTCGTATCACGAGGTCACACTCGATGGGGAGGGATCAACGGAAGAGTTGATCGTGATACAGGACCGACAACCCGGATCGTATGATGTCGATGTAACGGCTGAACAGAACGCGGACACTACGGATAGCTATTCGATTGGTGTAAGTAGTGATGGCGGAGACACTCAGTTGGCCGACAAAGAGCAGATCCAGTCGATCCCGTCCGACGGCTATACTATTACATCTCCTTCAACCGTGGCCGATGACGGATTACCAACCGATCCTGGCGAGCCGTCGTTCCAAGAGGTACTGGAAGTGCTTCAAGCCCACAATACTGGTGAACGGTATAATGGCGTAGATGTGGGCTTTCAGGACGTTTTAGAGGTGGTCAGTGCGTATAACGCGGGTTAG
- the mre11 gene encoding DNA double-strand break repair protein Mre11, with protein sequence MTRVIHTGDTHIGYQQYNSPDRRRDFLEAFRSVVEDAVADDVDAVIHAGDLFHDRRPGLVDLQGTVDVLRTLADADIPFLAVVGNHESKRDAQWLDLFADLGLATRLGAEPILVDDTAFYGLDFVPRSRRDDLTYDFDALPDEAAHASLVSHGLFEPFAHADWDTETALAESTVDFDAVLLGDNHTPDTAEVLDTWVTYCGSTERASASEREDRGYNLVDFEDDEVAISRRGLSSTREFVFVDVELADGEGIDRVQERVRQHDLADAVVIVTVEGEGRPIAPAAIEELAIDRGALVARVNDRRDLPDEDDDVSVSFANPDDAVRERIREMGLSNAALEIDETVRSDDLADSNVRDAVERRVRELLEDDESAFEPAPEREPGDEDVTTVADQLAEETVANGGTDQVDAADADRSANAADSEESAAHDPVEPTEDDAATGSADDADETDADTASLGDFA encoded by the coding sequence ATGACGCGGGTTATCCACACGGGCGATACCCACATCGGGTACCAGCAGTACAACTCGCCCGACCGACGACGGGACTTCCTCGAGGCCTTCCGCTCGGTCGTCGAGGACGCGGTCGCCGACGACGTCGACGCGGTGATCCACGCCGGCGACCTCTTTCACGACCGGCGGCCGGGACTCGTCGACCTCCAGGGGACCGTCGACGTCCTCCGGACGCTGGCGGACGCCGACATCCCCTTTCTCGCCGTCGTCGGCAACCACGAGTCGAAACGCGACGCACAGTGGCTCGATCTCTTCGCGGACCTCGGACTGGCGACGCGTCTCGGTGCCGAGCCGATCCTCGTGGACGACACCGCCTTCTACGGCCTCGACTTCGTCCCCCGCTCGCGCCGGGACGACCTCACCTACGATTTCGACGCGCTGCCGGACGAAGCGGCTCATGCCAGTTTAGTGAGTCACGGTCTCTTCGAGCCCTTCGCACACGCCGACTGGGATACCGAAACCGCCCTCGCGGAGTCGACGGTCGATTTCGACGCCGTCCTGCTGGGCGACAACCACACGCCGGACACCGCAGAGGTACTGGACACGTGGGTCACCTACTGCGGGTCGACCGAGCGCGCCAGCGCCAGCGAGCGCGAGGACCGGGGCTACAATCTCGTGGACTTCGAGGACGACGAGGTCGCGATCAGTCGCCGGGGCCTCTCCTCGACCCGCGAGTTCGTCTTCGTCGACGTCGAACTCGCGGACGGCGAGGGCATCGATCGCGTGCAGGAACGCGTCCGCCAGCACGACCTCGCGGACGCGGTCGTCATCGTCACCGTCGAGGGCGAGGGCCGACCGATCGCCCCGGCGGCCATCGAGGAACTCGCGATCGACCGCGGGGCCCTCGTCGCCCGCGTCAACGACCGCCGGGATCTCCCCGACGAGGACGACGACGTGTCGGTAAGCTTCGCCAACCCGGACGACGCCGTCCGCGAACGGATACGCGAGATGGGCCTCAGCAACGCCGCACTCGAGATCGACGAGACCGTCCGGAGCGACGACCTCGCCGATTCGAACGTCCGCGACGCCGTCGAACGGCGAGTCCGGGAGCTACTCGAGGACGACGAGTCGGCGTTCGAGCCCGCACCGGAGCGCGAACCTGGCGACGAGGACGTGACGACGGTTGCCGACCAGCTCGCCGAGGAAACCGTAGCCAACGGGGGTACGGACCAAGTCGACGCCGCCGACGCCGACCGATCAGCGAACGCCGCTGACAGCGAAGAGTCGGCCGCCCACGACCCCGTGGAACCGACCGAGGACGACGCGGCTACCGGGTCGGCCGACGACGCCGACGAGACGGACGCCGACACCGCCTCGCTGGGTGATTTCGCGTGA
- a CDS encoding MarR family transcriptional regulator, producing MSASESLRGETSDRGTWDDVRELPPSAKLVAKVLEYNETMTQQQIADETLLPSRTVRYALNRLDEKNVIDSRFSFSDARKRLYSLDIEA from the coding sequence ATGAGTGCTTCAGAGTCGCTTCGAGGGGAGACCAGCGATCGGGGAACATGGGACGACGTTCGGGAGCTACCCCCGAGCGCGAAACTCGTCGCGAAAGTCCTCGAGTACAACGAGACGATGACCCAACAACAGATCGCCGACGAGACGCTCTTGCCCTCGCGAACGGTTCGGTACGCGCTCAATCGACTCGACGAGAAAAACGTCATCGACTCCCGGTTCTCCTTCTCCGACGCGCGAAAGCGCCTCTACAGCCTCGATATCGAGGCATAA